In a single window of the Pyrococcus sp. NA2 genome:
- a CDS encoding DNA topoisomerase IV subunit A, whose amino-acid sequence MKLKRQKPKEKFSYDPQKVLKKLEDLAMRILEDVKAGKNPYFDVPTRGLNNVYFDEESRLIKLGDRLSKRYFLNVAHARKFMQTLILMAYIKRLVSEGKHASLREAYYANKHTIPGTKENTFEDQSESDPIIEDLERMLGVLREEMHITADRRGYIYGDIVIKDGEDEFNASKLGTGGWAVPGTVEHIQFPEVNVDYVLVVETAAMADRLIEEKYPKRENCLIVATQGQASRGVRRLIHRLHYEEGLPIIVFTDGDPYGWYIYSTIKRGSINLAYLSEKLATPDAKFVGMTMDDIKEYGLENVTEKLKGIPPDKKGGPTGDYKRLIEEMNYPWFQDKEWQRQLKLALKWGVRIEQQALANKSLEFVAKEYLPEKIREGKLLP is encoded by the coding sequence GCCTAAGGAGAAGTTCTCTTATGATCCTCAAAAGGTTCTCAAGAAGCTTGAAGATTTAGCCATGAGAATACTTGAGGACGTCAAAGCTGGAAAGAATCCATACTTTGACGTTCCAACTAGGGGGCTAAATAATGTTTACTTTGATGAAGAATCCAGATTGATCAAACTAGGAGACAGGCTCTCAAAGAGGTACTTCCTGAACGTTGCTCATGCAAGGAAGTTCATGCAGACCCTGATCTTGATGGCCTACATAAAGAGGCTCGTCAGTGAGGGCAAGCATGCAAGCTTAAGAGAAGCATACTATGCAAACAAGCACACGATCCCAGGGACTAAGGAGAACACCTTTGAAGACCAGAGTGAGAGTGACCCAATAATTGAAGATCTCGAGAGAATGCTTGGAGTTCTCAGAGAGGAGATGCACATCACAGCTGATAGGAGAGGATACATTTACGGAGATATCGTCATCAAGGATGGAGAAGATGAATTCAACGCTTCGAAGCTCGGAACTGGTGGTTGGGCAGTTCCAGGTACGGTAGAGCACATCCAGTTCCCAGAGGTAAACGTTGATTACGTTCTAGTGGTTGAGACAGCTGCTATGGCAGATCGTCTAATAGAGGAGAAGTATCCAAAGAGGGAGAACTGTCTTATAGTTGCCACCCAGGGACAGGCTTCACGTGGTGTTAGAAGGCTGATCCACAGGCTCCACTATGAAGAAGGATTGCCAATAATAGTCTTCACGGATGGTGATCCTTACGGTTGGTACATCTACTCCACGATAAAGAGGGGTTCAATTAACCTAGCTTATCTCAGCGAGAAGTTGGCCACACCAGATGCCAAGTTCGTTGGAATGACAATGGATGACATAAAGGAATATGGGCTTGAAAACGTCACGGAGAAGCTCAAGGGGATACCGCCGGACAAGAAGGGAGGGCCAACTGGGGACTACAAGAGGCTAATCGAAGAGATGAACTATCCATGGTTCCAGGACAAGGAGTGGCAGAGGCAACTCAAGCTTGCCCTTAAGTGGGGCGTGAGGATAGAGCAACAGGCATTGGCAAACAAGTCCCTTGAGTTCGTTGCTAA